The genomic window TCATGGCCTCCAGCCGCGAACAAGCTGAAGAGGCCTATGCGGGCGACATCATCGGCCTGCCCAACCACGGCAACATGCAGATCGGCGACAGCTTCTCCGAAGGCGAACTGCTGCAATTCACCGGCATTCCCTACTTCGCACCGGACTTCTTCCGCGTGGTACGCATCCGCAACCCGCTCAAGATCAAGCAGCTGCATAAAGGCTTGCAACAGCTGGGCGAGGAAGGTGCGGTGCAGGTGTTCAAACCCGTGGATGGCGGCGATCTCATCATCGGCGCGGTCGGCATGTTGCAGTTCGACGTAGTGGCCAGCCGCTTGCAAGGCGAATACGGCGTGGATGCGATGTTCGAGAGCGCCTCGATCAGCAGCGCACGCTGGGTGAGCTGCGAAGACAAGAAGATCTTCGCCGACTTCGAGAAAGCCCTGTCGCACAACCTCGCCATCGACGCGGCAGGCAACCTCGCCTACCTCGCGCCCAACAATGTCAACCTGAGGCTGACGCAGGAAAGATGGCCAAAGGTGGTGTTCCATACCACGCGTGAACACGCGGCGAAGCTATGAACCAGACCGTCGATTTCCACCTGCGCGGCGAATTCGTCGCCCTCAACGACCTGCTCAAACTCACCGGCGTGTGCGACTCCGGCGGCGCGGGCAAGATGATGGTGGCCGAGGGCATGGTCTCCGTGGACGGCGTGCTCGAACTGCGCAAGACGGCCAAGATTCGCGCCGGTCAGGTGGTCACTCTGGGCGACGTGACCATCCGCGTGCTGGCCTAAGCCATGCTCTATCTCGCCCCCGGCCTGTTGCTTTCTCTGCGCGAGATCGAGTTCTTGGCGATCCGCGCGCAGGGGGCGGGTGGGCAGAACGTCAACAAGGTGTCGAGCGCGGTGCAGCTGCGTTTCGACATCCCAGCCTCCAGCCTGCCGGATGACTTCAAACAACGTGTACTGAACCTCGCCGATCAGCGTATCAGCAAGGAGGGCGTGCTAGTGATCAAGGCGCAGGAGCATCGCAATCAGGAACAGAATCGCAACGAGGCGTTGCGGCGACTGAAGGCTGTGCTGCAAAGCGTGGCGACACCACCGAAGAACCGCATCGCCACCAAACCCACGCGCGGCTCGCAGCAGCGGCGCATCGAGAGCAAGACCAAACGCGGCGCGGTGAAGCAATTGCGCGGTAGGGTGAACGAATAATCATGGCCATCAAATCCACCGTCTTCAAAGCCAACCTCCAGATCGCCGATATGGAGCGGCATTATTACGCCGACCACTCGCTGACGCTGGCGCGCCATCCGTCCGAGACGGACGAACGGATGATGGTGCGGCTGCTGGCCTTTGCGCTGCACGCGCACGAGTGGCTGGATTTCGGGCGCGGGTTGAGTGCGGACGACGAGCCTGCGCTGTGGCAGAAAGACCTGACTGGGGCGATCCAGCTGTGGCTGGATGTCGGGCTGCCGGACGAGAAGTTGATCCGCCGCGCTTGCGGCCGTGCCGATCAGGTAGTGCAGTACGCCTACGGCGGTCGCGCTGCCGACATCTGGTTCGAGCAGAACAAGAACGCGTTCGCTCGCTTGAAGAACCTCACCGTGTACCAACTTCCTTCCGAGCAGACGGTCGCGTTGTCCAAGCTGGCGCAGCGCACCATGTCGTTGCAGGCCACCATCCAAGACGGGCAATGCTGGATCAGCGACGGCAAAGAGAGTGTGCTGATCGAACGAGTACGGCTCACGCCCGGCGCTTGACCTAAGCCGCCCGCTCCCCCAAACGGCTGGCGGATGATAAAGTGCGGCCTGTTCTTGAATCCTGATTGGAGTGACGGCGATGAGTCGTTTATTGTTCCTAGCCGCTATCGTGGCGCTGGTCTATCTGCTACTAAAATCCTATCGTCGTTCGCCACGCAAGCCTCACACGCCTGAAGCCACCGAAGACATGGTGTGTTGCGCATACTGCGGTGTGAATCTGCCTAAGAGCGAGAGCCTGTTGGCGGATGGAAAACGCTATTGCAACGAGGCACATCGCCGCCTTCATTCCGGCGATCAAGCAGATTAGACGTGCCATTCCCCTCGCCCTTGCCGCCAGAATTCGGAGCCGCTTCGGCACAAGAGCGGCTATGGCGCTCGCTCTATTTTTACGCAACGTATCGATTGCTGCTCGGTGGCGTATTTCTGTTCCTGCTCTATCCATTCAGCAACGAGCTCTGGCTGGGCGGCAATGACTCACCCTTATTCTTCTGGACCAGCCTCAGCTACTTCTTTATCGCCTTGGTGGGCCTCGTCGTGGTTCGGGCCCAACTTCCTAGCTTCACATGGCTGCTCGCCAGCATGGTCGGCGTGGATATCGTCTGCATCGCCTTACTGGCCGATGCCAGCGGAGGCATTTCCAGCGGACTAAGTGTGTTGATGCTGGTCTCGCTAGCCGCTGCCGGTTTGGTCAGTCGAGGGCGAACCACCCTGCTCTACGCGGCGCTCGCCAGCATCGCGGTGTTACTGCAACAAGCTCACTCGGTGCTCACGCGCGGTGTCGCACCGGAACTGTTCATGCAGGTCGGGCTACTGTGCGTCGCCTATTTCGCCGTCACTTGGTTGGCTCTCCTGTTGGCGAAGTTCGCTACACAAAGCGAGCAACTCGCTCTGTCACGCGGCGTGGAACTGTCTAATATGGCGGAGGCCAATCGCCTGCTGATCCAAGACTTACCGGACGGTGTGCTGGTGGTCAACGAACACGGCGTCGTTCGCCAGTCCAACCCCAGCGCCTCACGCCTACTTGAAATAGAGATTGATTCCAGCAGCGAGTGGGCACTCACAGAACTCTCCCCTTTACTGGCCGATCTGTACGCCATGTGGCGCACCGAGCCTCATCCCACGCACACCACACTCAACGTGCCAGGCCAACCCTCGCCACTGGGCGTGCGCTTTCTTCCGGTGCAACGTGAAGGTTTCTGGGGGGCGGTGATCGTGCTGGAGGACACTCGGCGGATTCAGGAACAGGCGCAGCAATTCAAGCTCGCCGCCCTAGGCCGACTCACCGCCAGCATCGCTCACGAGGTACGCAATCCCCTATCCTCGATCAGCTATGCTGCCGAGCTCCTGCGCGAAGAGAAGCGCACCGAGTCGCGCAACCGCATGCTGCAGCTCATCCTGTCCAACGTAGCGCGGCTCAATCACATGGTGAACGACATCATGCAGCTCAATCGCCGTGATCGCTTGCATCAGGAAAGTTTCGACCTGCATGCTCAGTTGCCGGGGCTAACGAACGAGATCATCCAACCCACCGGCCTACCGAAGAAAACCCTCAAGTTGACGCTCGATGGCGCGCTACCCGTCTGCTTCGACCGCGGCCATCTGGAACAGATCCTATGGAATCTGTGCGGCAATGCGCTGCGTCATTGCCGCCAGCAACCCGGCAGCGTAACCTTGCGCGGCTGGTGCGAAAACGGCCATACCACACTGGAAGTCAGCGACGATGGCAGCGGCATCCCGCCGGAAGCCGTGCCACATCTGTTCGAGCCGTTCTTCACCACAGAAGCCTCGGGCACAGGCTTGGGGCTCTACATCTCGCGAGAGTTGTGCGAGGCGAACGGAGCACGGCTGGAATACCGCCCTACGGAGACCGGCGGTGCCAGCTTCAGGATCAGTTTTGGAGGAACGAATGAGCAATGAGCGACGCCAGACCAGCAACACCGCCGCCCGCGTGCTGCTGGTGGACGACGAGCCAGACATCCTTGAGTTGCTTGAGTTAGCTTTGCTACGGATGGGGCTGGAAGTGGATCGCGCAGATGGCGTGCATGCCGCACTGGACTGTTTAAAGCACAACGACTATGACTTGTGCCTGACCGACATGCGGATGCAGGACGGCGAAGGGCTGGACATCGTACGTCACATCACGGCACAGAATCTAGACTTGCCCATCGCCGTCATCACTGCTCACGGCAATATGGAAAGTGCCATCACGGCACTCAAGGCTGGCGCATTCGACTACCTGTCCAAACCGGTGTCGCTAGATCAGTTACGTGCGCTGGTCAAATCCGCCATCCACGTCCCTAAACCCGCACCCGGAAAAACCGAACAAAGCAGCGACGAACGCGGCCTGCTCGGACATGCGCCCGCGATGCAAAAGGTGCGTGATCTGATCGGCCGCGTGGCGCGCAGTCAGGCTCCGGTGCATATCTGCGGTGAGTCCGGCAGCGGCAAGGAGCTGGCGGCACGTTTAATCGTGGAGCAAAGTCCCCGCCGCGAGCAGACGTTCGTGCCGGTCAACTGCGGTGCCATCCCCGAGAATCTGATGGAAAGCGAATTCTTCGGTTACCGCAAGGGTGCGTTCACCGGCGCAGAGCAGGATCGCGACGGATTTTTCCAAGCGGCCAACGGCGGCACGCTGTTCCTCGACGAAGTGGCCGATCTGCCGCTGGCGATGCAGGTCAAGTTGCTGCGCGCCATTCAGGAAAAGAAGGTGCGCAAGGTCGGTGCGACGCAGGAAGAGGCGGTGGACGTGCGCATCATCAGTGCCACCCACAACGACCTCGCCCAACGCGTGCAGGAAGGCAAGTTCCGCCAAGACCTGTATTACCGGCTGAATGTCATCAATCTAACGATGCCGCCGCTGCGCGAGCTGCGCGATGACATCCCAGAAATCGCCCAGCGCTTGCTGCTGCGACTGCGCGGCGACTCGACTGTGACTTTCGCTCCAGATGCGCTGAGCACACTCGGCGCGTATGCTTTCCCCGGCAATGTGCGCGAACTGGAGAACATCATCGAACGTGCGCTGGCATTGTGCGACGGCGTAGCCATCCATGTGGATGATCTACAACTCACGCCCAGCGAGGACGAAACCACCGGCACAGCTCTCGCCGCCGACGGTGCCGTGCCGTTGCCAGACTACCTCGACCAAGTCGAACGCAACGAAATCCTCAAGGCTTTAGGACGCACGCGTTTCAATCGCACGGCGGCTGCGCGAATGCTAGGCGTGACATTCCGCACCCTGCGCTATCGCATGGAGCGGCTCGGCATCAAGGGGGCGGACAAAGATGAAGGCTGATGCCGAAGGCTGGTTCAGCGGTGTGCGCCGCATCGCATCACCGAACTGTGACCGCCGCGCGCCCGGTACAGCGATCTCACTGCTGGTGATCCACAACATCAGCTTGCCCCCGGGCGAATTCGGCGGCCCGGCGATTGAGCGACTTTTCACCAATACACTGGATTGCGACGCACACCCGTACTACGAACGACTGCACGGACTTAAAGTCTCGGCGCACTTTCTGATCCGGCGCGATGGCCAACTCATCCAGTTCGTCCCTTGTGGCAAACGTGCTTGGCACGCTGGCGTGTCCGAATGGCAGGGACGCACCCGCTGCAACGACTTCTCCGTAGGCATCGAACTGGAAGGCGATGACGACACGCCATTCACCCCAGCCCAGTACGCCACCCTAACTCGCCTAACTCGCCGTCTGCGTCGCCGTTACCCACTGCGTGACATCGCTGGCCACAGCGACATCGCCCCCAGCCGCAAGACCGATCCCGGCTCGCATTTTGACTGGGATCGCTATCTTTCCAGCCTGAAATAAGCTCTTCCACAGGCAGTATTTTCTGCCTGAAAACAAGCGATATTTTTTCTGAAAAAGCACTTGCGGAAATTTTGCTTTCCACTAGAATTAGCGCATTCCACGCAGCACAAACACCATATGTTGTGGTTTACATCATAAAAACCATACAACCCAATAATTACAAAGGGAGAAATATTCCATGCTGTACACCGCCGAAACCTCCGCCGTTGTTCCGCCGCCTTTCCAGCACGGAACCGAATCCTCAGAAGCCAGCGCTTCCGTGTTCGATCTATATAAAGTCGTGCGCCGTAACGGCTCCGTCGTCCCGTTCGAGCCGTCCAAGATCGCCATCGCCGTAACCAAGGCGTTCATCGCTGTCAACGGCAGCCAAGCCGCCGGTTCCGCCCGTGTACGCGAAATGGTGGAGCAACTCACCGCCAACGTGGTGAACGCGCTGGTGCGCCGTCAGCCGCAGGGCGGCACGGTACATATCGAAGACATCCAAGATCAGGTCGAGCTGTCGCTAATGCGCTCCGGCGAACACGACGTGGCGCGAGCCTATGTGCTTTATCGCGAGCAGCGCTCCCAAGAGCGCGCCAAGGCGAAGAAGACTGAGGTCGAACATACGCTGAACGTCACCCATCTGGACGGCAGCCTGCATCCGCTGGACATGTCGCGCCTGAAGAACGTCATTGCGTCATCTTGCGAAGGCTTGGGCAATGCGGTCGATCCCGAGCTGATCCTCAAGCAAACCCTGAAAGACCTGTACGAAGGTGTGTCACTGAAGGAAGTCCACAAGAGCACCATCCTGTCCGCACGCACCCTGATCGAGAAAGACCCAGCTTACGGCTTCGTCACCGCTCGCCTGCTACTGGACAACATCCGCTTCGTCATTCTGGGCGAAGAGGTAACGCAAGCTGAAATGGCTGCGCGTTACGCCGAGTATTTCCCCAAATTCATCAAGCGCGGCATCGATGCCGAGTTGCTGAACCCAGAGCTAGGCCACTACGACCTAGCTCGTCTGGGCGCCGAGCTAGACGCCAGCCGCGACCTGAACTTCAACTACCTCGGCTTGCAAACCCTGTATGACCGCTACTTCCTGCACATCGAAGACGAACGCATCGAGCTACCGCAAGCGTTTTTCATGCGTGTGGCGATGGGTCTAGCGCTGAACGAGATCGACCGCGAAGCGCGCGCCATCGAGTTCTACCGCTTGCTGTCCAGCTTCGACTTCATGTCGTCCACGCCGACGCTGTTCAACTCTGGCACGCGCCGTTCGCAACTGTCTTCCTGCTACCTGACCACTGTCGCGGACGACCTCGACGGCATCTACGAAGCCTTGAAGGAGAACGCGCTGCTGTCCAAGTTCGCTGGCGGTCTGGGCAACGACTGGACCAGCGTGCGTGCGCTGGGCAGCCACATCAAGGGCACTAACGGCAAGTCGCAAGGCGTGGTGCCGTTCCTCAAGGTGGTGAACGACACCGCCGTGGCGGTGAACCAAGGCGGCAAGCGCAAGGGCGCGGTATGCGCCTATCTGGAGACTTGGCACCTCGACATCGAAGAGTTCATGGAGCTGCGCAAGAACACCGGCGACGACCGCCGACGCACCCACGACATGAACACCGCCAACTGGATCCCCGATCTGTTCATGAAGCGCGTGATGGAAGGTGGCGAGTGGACGCTGTTCTCGCCATCAACCTGCCCAGACCTGCATGACAAATTCGGCGCTGACTTTGAAAAGGCCTACACCGGTTACGAGGCGAAGGTCGCTTCCGGCGAGTTGAAGCTGTTCAAAAAGGTCGCCGCCGCTTCGCTGTGGCGCAAGATGCTGACCATGCTGTTCGAGACCGGCCATCCCTGGATCACTTTCAAGGATCCGTGCAACATCCGTAGCCCGCAACAGCACGTCGGTGTGGTGCACAGTTCCAACCTGTGTACCGAGATCACGCTGAACACCTCGGAATCCGAGATCGCCGTGTGCAACCTGGGCTCGGTGAACCTGGCCGCGCACCTGACTGCTGACGGCAAGCTCGACCACACTAAGCTACAGCGCACCATCCGCACCGCGATGCGCATGCTAGACAACGTGATCGACATCAATTTCTACGCTGTGAAGAAAGCGCGCGACGCCAATTTGCGCCATCGTCCAGTGGGCATGGGCATCATGGGCTTTCAGGATGCGCTGCACACTCTGCGCGTCCCTTACGCCAGCGAACAGGCTGTGGAATTCGCCGACCGCTCGATGGAAGCCGTGTGCTACTACGCCTACCTCGCCTCCACCGATCTAGCTGAAGAACGCGGTCGCTACTCCAGCTATCGCGGCAGCCTGTGGGATAAGGGCATCCTGCCGCAAGACACGCTGGACATGCTGCGCGACGCTCGCGGCGGCTACGTCGAAGTGGACACCTCCGCCACGCTAGACTGGGCCGCGCTGCGCGCCCGCATCGCCCAACATGGCATGCGCAATTCCAACTGCGTGGCGATCGCCCCGACCGCGACCATCTCCAACATCGTCGGCGTGTCGGCCAGCATCGAGCCGACCTACCAGAACATCTTCGTGAAATCGAACCTGTCCGGCGAATTCACCATCATCAACGACCACTTGGTGAACGACCTCAAAGCACTCGGCCTGTGGGATGAAGTGATGATTGCCGACTTGAAGTATTTCGACGGTAGCTTGAGCAAAATCGACCGCATCCCAGCCGAGCTGCGCAACCTGTACGCCACCGCGTTTGAAGTCGAACCTAGCTGGCTGATCGAAGCCGCCTCGCGTCGCCAGAAATGGATCGACCAAGCGCAATCGCTCAATATCTACATGGCAGGTGTTTCTGGTCGCAAGCTGGATGAGACCTACAAGATGGCTTGGCTGCGCGGCTTGAAGACAACGTATTACCTGCGTACTTTGGGCGCGACTTCGGCAGAGAAATCGACCTCGCGTGCAGGTTCGCTGAATGCCGTACCGAACAGCGGCGGGATTGCGACGGCCTCGGCCGCTCCTGTTGAGGAGACGAAGTTCTGCTCGATTGACAACCCCGAGTGTGAAGCCTGCCAGTAAGGCCGGTTCCAAGCGAGCGGCCTGTAAGCAGGTCGCTCATTGATAAGCATCCATAGAACAAGCGACACCTTTCCCGCACAGCGGGAACCAAGCAGGAGAACCGAAATGCTATCTTTCGACGACGAGATCACCCCTTCCATCGCCCCTGCCATCCGCATGGGCGCGATGAATTCCGCCACATCCATGCTGAGCAGCACCAGCACGGCAACTCAGACTGCGTCCACCGGCACAGGTCGCGTGCGCGTGGAAGACAAACGCATCATCAATAGCCGCGCCGATGTGAATCAGCTGGTGCCGTTCAAATACAAATGGGCGTGGGAGAAATACCTCGCGGCGTGCGCTAATCATTGGATGCCGCAAGAAGTGAACATGTCCGCCGACATCGCGCTGTGGAAGAACCCCAACGGCCTGACCGAGGACGAGCGTCGTCTGGTCAAGCGCAATCTGGGCTTCTTCACCACCGCCGATTCGCTGGCAGCAAACAACATCGCGCTGGGCACCTATCGCCATATCACCAACCCGGAATGCCGCCAGTTCCTGCTGCGTCAGGCCTTCGAGGAAGCCATCCACACCCACGCCTACCAGTACATCGTAGAGAGCCTAGGGCTGGACGAAGGCGAGGTGTTCAACGCTTATCACGAGATCCAGAGCATCCGCGACAAGGACGAGTTCCTGATCCCGTTCATCGAGACGCTGACCGACCCGGACTTCAAGACCGGCACGCCGGAAGCCGACCAGAAGCTGCTGCGCAGCCTGATCGTGTTCGCCTGCATCATGGAAGGCCTGTTCTTCTACGTCGGCTTCGTGCAGATCCTGGCGCTCGGTCGCCAAAACAAGATGACAGGCGCGGCCGAGCAATACCAGTACATCCTGCGCGACGAGTCCATGCATCTAAATTTTGGCGTGGACGTGATCAACCAGATCAAGCTAGAGAATCCGCACCTGTGGACACCCGAGTTCCGCGCCGAGATCCAAGGCCTGTTCCAGAAAGCCGTTGACCTCGAATACCGTTACGCCGAAGACACCATGCCGCGCGGCGTGCTCGGACTGAATTCCGGCATGTTCAAGGAATACCTGCGCTTCATCGCTAACCGCCGCTGCCAGCAGATCGGCATCGACGTACTGTTCCAAGGCGCAACCAACCCCTTCCCCTGGATGGCCGAAATGATCGACTTGAAGAAGGAAAAGAACTTCTTCGAGACGCGCGTCACCGAATATCAGTCGGGCGGAGCATTGAGTTGGGATTAATTCCCGCTTGACGATAGGACAGATCAACCATTAACTAAGCCCCGATCTCGGGGCTTAGTTGTTCTCAGTCCAAGTTCACCTAGTCTGAATAAGAGCCTGACTAAATAGCTCTATTTCGCGGCTTGATGCTGCTGACCACCACTCTGCTCTTGCGTTGGCTGGCTGCTACTCTGCTCTTTCGGCTGCTGGCTATTTCCATCGGCTTTTTGTGTCTTGGCATCAATCTTTTGATTTTCGCGCCCCATGAAAATCTGCACTAGCGGGGGGTACTCATAAGCGCTGCCATTGTTGTGATCAATAATGGCACCGACTCCCCCACCAAATAATATGTTGCCGAACATATTACCTTTAGTGCGGGAGACAACTGCTGCGGTGCCCGCATCAATTCCCTGCTTCTTGCAGATAACACGCAAATCTTTATTTGACCGATGTACAGTCGTCGAACCCGGTGTAACAACAAACCAAGTACCCTCGTCATTGGTTAGTTCGCATTTAGCCCCATCGAGTTCTGCCCCCTCTGATGAGAGGGTCTCAAATGACATTGGCTGGGTTGTTCCGCTCCCTGTGATCGTGGAACATCCTGTAGCAGATGCACATATAGCCAGTAAAATTACCGATGTGATTTTGTTCATACAACAACCCCTGAAGTTATATATTTTAAATGTTATTAATTAATCATCTGGTTGCCACCAAGCAGTTGGTGTCACCAAGATTATTTCGAAAGATTAATGCCAGCATCCCGCTCAGATTTTCTAGTAGATACGCGATTCTCGAGTGGATGCGGCCGTGACTCTATATGACCTCAAAAAATATAACCATATGCCGATGGATATAGACAGGATATATATCCTCCCCCTAATTTCACCAACTTTACGGACTTTTGAAGCCCCCAGATTCGCTCCCGATCGCCAGCATCCCTGGTACATCTCAATGACTTACGCACAACGTATATCAGACAAAGCCAAAGCGCCCCGAATGGGGCGCTTTGGCTTTGTCTGATATGAGTACAGCCTAGTGTAAGCCCACTGCTGCCAGCCAGCCTGACGCAAAAAAGCTGGCGGGGAGTAACAATCGCATCTTTTGTGAAAGGTATCTGCTCTCCACCCATTGGTAGAATAGCGCGCCACCCACAATACTGATGGCAAAGCCTAGAACCATCCCAAACGCATTGACAATAGGATCGGCCGGGAAAAGTTGGGAGAAAGCTGCATTCACAACCAGCAGAAGCGGGAAGTGAACTAGGAAGACGGAGAAGGAGATGCGTCCAAGGTAAGTCAGCCTTTGCGGCATGGACCAACGGATCAGGCCGCCGCTGCGACAGGCCCAGCCCATGAACAACGCAACTACGCCCGCGACCAAAATACGCTCGCGGAAGTCGGTCAACAGCGCAGCCTCGACCACGAGTCCCAGCACAAGCAAGCCGAGGAGGCTATAGCGGCTGCGCCCCACCCAGTAGCTCAACATGCCTAGGCCGTAAGCGCCGAAGAAATAGAGCGCGGTCTCGTCCCACAGGGAGTCACGATTGAAGCCGAACAGTGAGATCAGCGTCAGGCCGGCGATCAGTAATCGGCTGGCGAACCGCTGCCCTTCGGCTTCGAAACGCCGAGAGAACCAGAGCAGACACGCGGCTAGTGCGAACAGTTGAAAGTCGATGGCCACATACCATACACCCGCCGACAGGGCATCTTGATCGAGCAAGTCTTGCAACAGCAGCAGATGGGCAATGAGCTGGCCCAGACTGGGCGCATCAGGGATGGAGTCATGCGCCATCCACTCCCTAGCCAGCGCGGCACATCCGATCGCCAGCGAAAGAGCCGCGAGATAAGGAATGACTAACCTCAAGTAGCGCTGAGTAATGAGCTGCATCGGCTCAATGGCCAGTGCCACGCCATGCGGAGCAAATTTACGCGCCACAAGGAACCCAGCGACGACAAAGAACACCTGCACCGCCATGCGACCGTATTGATAAAACCCGTCGACTAGCGTGGGAAATAAGGGATAGGCGGCATCCGACATCGGGCCATAGAAAGCCAAGTGATGGAACACGATAGCTAGACAGGCGACCGCCTTGAGGGCATCAACCACGGGCATACGGGAAAGGGCACTGCTCATTATCTTCTTCACACGCTCAAAATCGGCCGAACTTCGGCCTCACAGCCCACGATTCTAATCGATTTCACCAACATTCTGGCGTCGCACACCCCAAAGGACATCGCAACTCCGAGCCGATGTAGGCCTAACGCCACCTGTCGCATCCACATAAAATCGAAACCAAGGGAAGGTCTCCCCACCCCGTTCCCGCTTTCACGTAAAATACGCGCTCTGAATTTTTCACCCGACTCGCCATGACACTTTCTGTTCTCACCGCCCTGTCCCCCCTCGATGGCCGTTACCACGGCAAAGTGGATGCCCTGCGCCGCCATTTCAGCGAGTACGGCCTAATCCGTTTCCGCGTGTTGATTGAGATCGAATGGCTGAAGGCTTTGAACGCCGAAGCAGGCATCGTCGAGATGCAGCCGTTCTCAGCAGCGACTGTCGCCATGCTGGATGAATTAGCGGCGAGCTTTTCGGAAGACGATGCGCAAGCAATCAAGAAGATCGAGCGCACCACCAACCACGACGTGAAAGCGGTGGAATACTGGCTGCGCGACAAGCTGGGCGCGAACCCAGAAACGGCCGACAAGCTGGAATTCATCCACTTCGCCTGCACCTCCGAAGACATCAATAACCTGTCCCACGCACTAATGCTGAAAGCTGGACGCGAAGAGGTATTGCTACCCGCCTTGGATGCGGTCATCACCCGCTTGCGCGCGCTAGCATTGGCGCTGGCCGACTTGCCCATGCTGTGCCGCACCCACGGCCAGACTGCCACGCCTAGCACGCTGGGCAAAGAGATGGCGAACGTGGTGTACCGCTTGCAACGCGCCCGCGACCGCATCGCTGATGTCGCCATCCTCGGCAAGATCAACGGCGCGGTGGGTAACTACAACGCGCATCTTTCTGCTTACCCAGATGTCGATTGGGAATCGTTCGCGCGCCGTTTC from Ferriphaselus amnicola includes these protein-coding regions:
- a CDS encoding two-component system sensor histidine kinase NtrB; amino-acid sequence: MPFPSPLPPEFGAASAQERLWRSLYFYATYRLLLGGVFLFLLYPFSNELWLGGNDSPLFFWTSLSYFFIALVGLVVVRAQLPSFTWLLASMVGVDIVCIALLADASGGISSGLSVLMLVSLAAAGLVSRGRTTLLYAALASIAVLLQQAHSVLTRGVAPELFMQVGLLCVAYFAVTWLALLLAKFATQSEQLALSRGVELSNMAEANRLLIQDLPDGVLVVNEHGVVRQSNPSASRLLEIEIDSSSEWALTELSPLLADLYAMWRTEPHPTHTTLNVPGQPSPLGVRFLPVQREGFWGAVIVLEDTRRIQEQAQQFKLAALGRLTASIAHEVRNPLSSISYAAELLREEKRTESRNRMLQLILSNVARLNHMVNDIMQLNRRDRLHQESFDLHAQLPGLTNEIIQPTGLPKKTLKLTLDGALPVCFDRGHLEQILWNLCGNALRHCRQQPGSVTLRGWCENGHTTLEVSDDGSGIPPEAVPHLFEPFFTTEASGTGLGLYISRELCEANGARLEYRPTETGGASFRISFGGTNEQ
- the ampD gene encoding 1,6-anhydro-N-acetylmuramyl-L-alanine amidase AmpD; this translates as MKADAEGWFSGVRRIASPNCDRRAPGTAISLLVIHNISLPPGEFGGPAIERLFTNTLDCDAHPYYERLHGLKVSAHFLIRRDGQLIQFVPCGKRAWHAGVSEWQGRTRCNDFSVGIELEGDDDTPFTPAQYATLTRLTRRLRRRYPLRDIAGHSDIAPSRKTDPGSHFDWDRYLSSLK
- a CDS encoding YaeQ family protein, whose amino-acid sequence is MAIKSTVFKANLQIADMERHYYADHSLTLARHPSETDERMMVRLLAFALHAHEWLDFGRGLSADDEPALWQKDLTGAIQLWLDVGLPDEKLIRRACGRADQVVQYAYGGRAADIWFEQNKNAFARLKNLTVYQLPSEQTVALSKLAQRTMSLQATIQDGQCWISDGKESVLIERVRLTPGA
- the arfB gene encoding alternative ribosome rescue aminoacyl-tRNA hydrolase ArfB, coding for MLYLAPGLLLSLREIEFLAIRAQGAGGQNVNKVSSAVQLRFDIPASSLPDDFKQRVLNLADQRISKEGVLVIKAQEHRNQEQNRNEALRRLKAVLQSVATPPKNRIATKPTRGSQQRRIESKTKRGAVKQLRGRVNE
- a CDS encoding RNA-binding S4 domain-containing protein; its protein translation is MNQTVDFHLRGEFVALNDLLKLTGVCDSGGAGKMMVAEGMVSVDGVLELRKTAKIRAGQVVTLGDVTIRVLA
- a CDS encoding PP0621 family protein, producing the protein MSRLLFLAAIVALVYLLLKSYRRSPRKPHTPEATEDMVCCAYCGVNLPKSESLLADGKRYCNEAHRRLHSGDQAD
- a CDS encoding sigma-54-dependent transcriptional regulator — protein: MSNERRQTSNTAARVLLVDDEPDILELLELALLRMGLEVDRADGVHAALDCLKHNDYDLCLTDMRMQDGEGLDIVRHITAQNLDLPIAVITAHGNMESAITALKAGAFDYLSKPVSLDQLRALVKSAIHVPKPAPGKTEQSSDERGLLGHAPAMQKVRDLIGRVARSQAPVHICGESGSGKELAARLIVEQSPRREQTFVPVNCGAIPENLMESEFFGYRKGAFTGAEQDRDGFFQAANGGTLFLDEVADLPLAMQVKLLRAIQEKKVRKVGATQEEAVDVRIISATHNDLAQRVQEGKFRQDLYYRLNVINLTMPPLRELRDDIPEIAQRLLLRLRGDSTVTFAPDALSTLGAYAFPGNVRELENIIERALALCDGVAIHVDDLQLTPSEDETTGTALAADGAVPLPDYLDQVERNEILKALGRTRFNRTAAARMLGVTFRTLRYRMERLGIKGADKDEG
- a CDS encoding ribonucleoside-diphosphate reductase subunit alpha, coding for MLYTAETSAVVPPPFQHGTESSEASASVFDLYKVVRRNGSVVPFEPSKIAIAVTKAFIAVNGSQAAGSARVREMVEQLTANVVNALVRRQPQGGTVHIEDIQDQVELSLMRSGEHDVARAYVLYREQRSQERAKAKKTEVEHTLNVTHLDGSLHPLDMSRLKNVIASSCEGLGNAVDPELILKQTLKDLYEGVSLKEVHKSTILSARTLIEKDPAYGFVTARLLLDNIRFVILGEEVTQAEMAARYAEYFPKFIKRGIDAELLNPELGHYDLARLGAELDASRDLNFNYLGLQTLYDRYFLHIEDERIELPQAFFMRVAMGLALNEIDREARAIEFYRLLSSFDFMSSTPTLFNSGTRRSQLSSCYLTTVADDLDGIYEALKENALLSKFAGGLGNDWTSVRALGSHIKGTNGKSQGVVPFLKVVNDTAVAVNQGGKRKGAVCAYLETWHLDIEEFMELRKNTGDDRRRTHDMNTANWIPDLFMKRVMEGGEWTLFSPSTCPDLHDKFGADFEKAYTGYEAKVASGELKLFKKVAAASLWRKMLTMLFETGHPWITFKDPCNIRSPQQHVGVVHSSNLCTEITLNTSESEIAVCNLGSVNLAAHLTADGKLDHTKLQRTIRTAMRMLDNVIDINFYAVKKARDANLRHRPVGMGIMGFQDALHTLRVPYASEQAVEFADRSMEAVCYYAYLASTDLAEERGRYSSYRGSLWDKGILPQDTLDMLRDARGGYVEVDTSATLDWAALRARIAQHGMRNSNCVAIAPTATISNIVGVSASIEPTYQNIFVKSNLSGEFTIINDHLVNDLKALGLWDEVMIADLKYFDGSLSKIDRIPAELRNLYATAFEVEPSWLIEAASRRQKWIDQAQSLNIYMAGVSGRKLDETYKMAWLRGLKTTYYLRTLGATSAEKSTSRAGSLNAVPNSGGIATASAAPVEETKFCSIDNPECEACQ